From the Streptomyces sp. SN-593 genome, the window GCTGGTGGTCGCGGTGCTGCGCCGCTCGGTCACCGCGCTGATCGCGGTACTGCTGCCGGCCGCGGTGTGGTTCAACCTCTTCGGCGGGCTGCTCACGGACAAGGCCGGGTCCGGCGGCGACCTGACGGTGCTCACGCACAACGTCAACGCCGAGAACCCCGACCCCGACGGCACCGCCAAGGACGTGATCGCCGCGCACGCGGACCTGGTCGCCCTGGAGGAGCTGGCGACCGACCAGGTGGCGCGCTACAGCCGCGACCTGGCCGCCGCCTACCCGTACCACTCGGTGCAGGGCACGGTCGGCCTGTGGAGCAAGTACCCGCTCAGCGCGGTCCGTCCGGTGGACATCCGGCTGGGCTGGACCCGGGCGATGCGCGCCACCGCCACCACCCCGCACGGCGAGGTCGCGGTGTACGTCGCCCATCTGCCGTCCGTGCGGGTCAAGTTCGACGCCGGGTTCACGGCCGGGCAGCGGGACCGGGCCGCCGACGCGCTCGGCGAGGCGATCGCCGCGGAGAGCGTGCCGGACGTGGTGCTGCTCGGCGACCTCAACGGCACCATGAACGACCGCGCGCTCGCCTCCGTCACCTCCCAGATGCGCTCCACCCAGGGCGCCGCCGGCGACGGCATGGGCTTCAGCTGGCCGGCGTCCTTCCCGATGGCGCGGATCGACCAGATCATGGTCAAGGGCATCGAGCCGGTCTCGTCCTGGACCCTGCCGAAGACGGGCAGCGACCACCTCCCGGTGGCGGCCAGGCTCGAACTGCCCTGACGGGTCCGGCCGGTACGTCCGGCCGACCGGCCCGGTCACGGCCCCGGGCCGTCCGCCCTGTCCTCGCGGCTCTCCTCGTACGGCTCGCGGCTCTCGCCCTCCTCGTACGGTTCGCTCTCCTCGTACAGCTCGCGGTCCTCGTTCTCCTCGTACAGCTCGCGGGTACGGCGCAGCAGCGCCTCCCGCACGTCGTCCGGCGCCAGCACCCGCAGCGGGGTGGCGAGGCCCAGCAGGTACCGCGCCAGCCCGTCCGCGTCGGGACCGCCGACGTCCACGACGGTGGCCCCGGCGCCCTCCGCGCGGTGGGCGCCGACCGTCGGCGGGATCAGCCGGAGCGCCTGCTCCAGGGGCAGCGGCAGGCGGACCGTCACGTACACCGGGTAGGCGCCGGCCGCGATGGAGCGGGAGACCAGCAGCGCGGGGTCGGGCGGGTCGACGAGTTCGACCGGGTGCCCGGTGGGCCGTATCCGCTCGACCCGGTCCGCCCGGAAGGTGCGCCACGCGTCCCGCGCCACGTCCCGCGCGACGAAGTACCAGCGGCGTCCGGTGTGCACCAGGCGGTAGGGGTCGACCTCCCGGACGGTGGCCCTGCCCTCCCGGTCCCGGTACGACAGGCGGCT encodes:
- a CDS encoding endonuclease/exonuclease/phosphatase family protein, translating into MWRRGIATAAVAVVLTGLLVFHARVPNRVGNLGSLLETFLPWLGLAVPVLLVVAVLRRSVTALIAVLLPAAVWFNLFGGLLTDKAGSGGDLTVLTHNVNAENPDPDGTAKDVIAAHADLVALEELATDQVARYSRDLAAAYPYHSVQGTVGLWSKYPLSAVRPVDIRLGWTRAMRATATTPHGEVAVYVAHLPSVRVKFDAGFTAGQRDRAADALGEAIAAESVPDVVLLGDLNGTMNDRALASVTSQMRSTQGAAGDGMGFSWPASFPMARIDQIMVKGIEPVSSWTLPKTGSDHLPVAARLELP
- a CDS encoding helix-turn-helix transcriptional regulator; the encoded protein is MISTSARLLRLVSLLTARPSWTCGELAERMAVTARTVRRDIARLRELGYQVESEPGPWGGYRLRPGARVPPLVLDDEEALAVAVGLREAALSGVLGGDQAALSALLKLRQVLPGRIADRLGAMDTAFVHTTRPDAPQVAPGTLRELAVACLRAERSRLSYRDREGRATVREVDPYRLVHTGRRWYFVARDVARDAWRTFRADRVERIRPTGHPVELVDPPDPALLVSRSIAAGAYPVYVTVRLPLPLEQALRLIPPTVGAHRAEGAGATVVDVGGPDADGLARYLLGLATPLRVLAPDDVREALLRRTRELYEENEDRELYEESEPYEEGESREPYEESREDRADGPGP